One window of the Mitsuaria sp. 7 genome contains the following:
- a CDS encoding FliH/SctL family protein, whose protein sequence is MNPAWISRRLPLSGCAVRIDDVDGEDVGVGVLRRESLAVVRSAAEVVQAARQACARRLRAARERERRWRQRTREQSAQDLARESDEIRRRALADATRIAIAMRGEREQLIEAAEIFLIEIAHQAARRLLLELPAEQTARSSARLLRDEWRATRGEGVAELRAAPDDIASLEHIADDAGWTLAPDTQLTRGQCVLTHAAGSLHASYGDNVQALLAALPGALPNVLPTSLSSSPDIPEIFE, encoded by the coding sequence ATGAACCCCGCCTGGATCTCCCGTCGTCTGCCGCTGAGCGGCTGCGCCGTCCGCATCGATGATGTGGACGGCGAGGACGTGGGCGTCGGCGTCCTGCGGCGCGAGTCCCTTGCCGTGGTGCGGTCCGCGGCCGAGGTGGTCCAGGCGGCGCGTCAGGCCTGTGCGCGGCGGCTGCGAGCCGCGCGTGAACGCGAGCGCCGCTGGCGGCAACGGACGCGCGAGCAATCCGCGCAGGATCTCGCACGCGAATCGGATGAAATCCGGCGTCGGGCGCTGGCCGACGCCACGCGCATCGCGATCGCGATGCGCGGAGAGCGTGAACAACTCATCGAGGCCGCCGAAATTTTCTTGATCGAGATCGCGCACCAAGCGGCACGTCGACTGTTGCTTGAGCTGCCTGCGGAGCAGACCGCGCGATCCAGTGCCCGGTTGCTGCGTGACGAATGGCGCGCGACGCGCGGCGAGGGAGTCGCCGAATTGCGCGCGGCCCCCGACGACATCGCGAGCCTGGAACACATCGCGGACGACGCCGGCTGGACGCTCGCACCGGATACCCAGCTGACGCGCGGCCAATGCGTGCTGACGCATGCCGCCGGCAGCCTCCACGCCAGCTATGGCGACAACGTCCAGGCGCTGCTCGCTGCGCTGCCCGGCGCGCTACCCAACGTGCTGCCGACGTCACTCTCTTCTTCCCCTGACATTCCGGAGATTTTTGAATGA
- a CDS encoding flagellar biosynthesis protein FlhA, with product MSLPSPRHATPGAASPTPTSGFLSPAQALARQIAPRGERAEVVVTALVVAVVFAMLLPVPTWLLDLLIAINLCVSAFLIVLVMQVKQTTGLSSFPSLFLVTTLFRVALSVASTRQILLNADAGHIIAAFGEIVVGGNLVVGLVVFLVLTVVQFIVITKGSERVAEVGARFSLDAMPGRQMAIDMERKAGGITQEEAKAQRDALTEESQFFGAMDGTMKFAKGDAIVGIVIVLVNLLGGLSVGVFQRGIPASEALQVYAILTIGDGLVAQIPALLMSMTAGLLVTRVSKPTGGRAIGNELTAQLLHQPKAWVTASAAMLAFGLLPGMPLLAFAGLATGSATVGLTMMHRKLRAEREEVQERDAAVEALRDFDLVRPFALRVSSRIDPERAQRALNLCRQVRNRLVRRLALVTPAIDFDADVELGHADLEFCHGEVPVFSMWLREDLRTCSWTRGDAADLGLPAEQVEARGGLACAPRIWLPEPEALALDPMPTDLRDCWQRLDELCEETLLRVGPMYFGMEETQKITAWCARKTPEVAKELERAVPASRMAEVLRRLLAENVSIRNLPMIINALIDWGPRERDPSVLTECVRAALQREICDANAARKELRALMFDSELEGQIRAAIRQTAYGDFLALDADLTDAILDETAAAYLSAHQDGPLVMICAQDVRPHIRKLLADRIPPLAVIGMSELPPDFRVNVRAVISVPLDGRALPEMY from the coding sequence ATGTCTCTGCCATCTCCTCGACACGCGACGCCCGGCGCCGCTTCCCCCACGCCGACGAGTGGGTTCCTGTCGCCGGCGCAGGCTTTGGCGCGGCAGATCGCGCCGCGCGGCGAGCGCGCCGAGGTCGTCGTCACCGCACTGGTCGTCGCGGTGGTCTTCGCGATGCTGCTCCCGGTCCCGACGTGGCTGCTGGACCTGCTGATCGCGATCAACCTCTGCGTGTCGGCCTTCCTGATCGTGCTGGTGATGCAGGTGAAGCAGACGACCGGGCTGTCGTCGTTCCCGTCGCTGTTCCTGGTCACCACGCTCTTCCGTGTCGCGCTCAGCGTGGCCAGCACGCGGCAGATCCTGCTCAACGCCGATGCCGGCCACATCATCGCGGCCTTCGGCGAGATCGTCGTCGGCGGCAACCTGGTGGTCGGCCTCGTGGTGTTCCTGGTGCTGACCGTGGTGCAGTTCATCGTGATCACGAAGGGATCCGAGCGCGTCGCCGAGGTGGGCGCGCGTTTCTCATTGGACGCGATGCCGGGCCGGCAGATGGCCATCGACATGGAGCGCAAGGCGGGCGGCATCACGCAGGAGGAGGCCAAGGCCCAGCGCGACGCGCTGACCGAGGAGAGCCAGTTCTTCGGCGCGATGGACGGCACGATGAAGTTCGCCAAGGGCGATGCCATCGTCGGCATCGTCATCGTGCTGGTCAACCTGCTGGGCGGCCTGTCGGTGGGCGTTTTCCAGCGCGGCATCCCGGCGTCCGAGGCGCTGCAGGTCTACGCGATCCTGACGATCGGCGACGGGCTCGTCGCGCAGATCCCGGCGCTGCTGATGTCCATGACCGCCGGTCTGCTGGTCACGCGGGTGTCCAAGCCCACGGGCGGGCGCGCGATCGGCAATGAGTTGACCGCCCAGCTGCTGCACCAGCCCAAGGCCTGGGTGACGGCCAGCGCCGCGATGCTCGCCTTCGGACTGCTGCCGGGCATGCCGCTGCTGGCCTTCGCCGGCCTGGCGACGGGCTCCGCCACGGTCGGCCTCACGATGATGCATCGCAAGCTCAGGGCGGAGCGCGAGGAGGTGCAGGAGCGCGACGCTGCAGTGGAGGCCTTGCGCGACTTCGACCTCGTGCGGCCCTTCGCGCTGCGGGTCAGCAGCCGCATCGATCCCGAGCGCGCCCAGCGCGCGCTCAACCTCTGCCGTCAGGTCCGCAACCGGCTCGTGCGACGCCTGGCGCTGGTGACCCCGGCCATCGATTTCGATGCCGATGTCGAGCTGGGACATGCCGACCTCGAGTTCTGCCACGGCGAGGTGCCGGTGTTCTCGATGTGGCTGAGGGAAGACCTGCGGACCTGCAGCTGGACGCGCGGGGACGCGGCCGACCTGGGCCTGCCGGCGGAGCAGGTGGAGGCGCGCGGCGGCCTGGCCTGCGCGCCGCGCATCTGGTTGCCGGAGCCGGAGGCGCTCGCGCTGGACCCCATGCCCACGGATCTGAGGGATTGCTGGCAGCGTCTGGACGAACTCTGCGAGGAAACGCTGCTGCGCGTCGGTCCGATGTACTTCGGCATGGAGGAGACGCAGAAGATCACCGCCTGGTGCGCCCGCAAGACACCGGAAGTGGCCAAGGAACTGGAACGCGCCGTCCCCGCCAGCCGGATGGCCGAGGTGCTGCGCCGGCTGCTCGCGGAGAACGTCAGCATCCGCAACCTGCCGATGATCATCAATGCGCTGATCGACTGGGGACCGCGCGAGCGGGATCCCTCCGTGCTGACCGAGTGCGTCAGGGCCGCCCTGCAGCGCGAGATCTGCGACGCCAATGCGGCGCGCAAGGAGCTGCGCGCCCTCATGTTCGACAGCGAGCTCGAGGGCCAGATCCGCGCCGCCATCCGCCAGACCGCCTATGGCGACTTCCTCGCGCTCGATGCCGACCTGACCGACGCGATCCTCGACGAGACCGCCGCCGCCTACCTGAGCGCCCATCAGGACGGGCCGCTGGTCATGATCTGCGCGCAG
- a CDS encoding FliM/FliN family flagellar motor switch protein, which yields MLADPITRPASDFSTASPAPAHASPSRLQIPSRDADDVRLRQRVRGGVVWEVDEVDNSDVPWSSFELRLRSDGEDAAAAPANDGLALDTPHGVLFLEDDTFIAIATGAHLPQGLNRDTREGLLRLACAAWPAALSRALGGTPTAHRGGHDMHQAGPRGLRTLVLTLVSRDGARQTVPLRASPRTLLACATTPGWRAFPARPAMPTAIAGIFLEAGLALARVAISASRLPSLRPGDALWLPSDGQAKSSPLCVVCGRRLVHLGQVDHLTREFQGWGSTGGSPSNSPHAFSPPTEPRNVDALTVDLDFIVGRVAMTVGELSALAAGQIVPLEALTPASVRIVAHGTELGAGQLVEVEGRLAVEILQWGSPR from the coding sequence ATGCTTGCCGATCCGATCACCCGACCCGCGTCCGATTTCTCCACCGCCTCGCCCGCGCCGGCACACGCTTCACCATCGCGACTCCAGATCCCAAGCAGGGACGCCGACGACGTGCGCCTGCGCCAGCGGGTCAGGGGCGGCGTCGTGTGGGAGGTCGACGAGGTCGACAACAGCGATGTCCCGTGGTCCTCCTTTGAACTGCGACTGAGGTCCGACGGTGAGGACGCCGCGGCGGCTCCGGCCAACGACGGCCTCGCGCTCGACACGCCGCACGGCGTGCTCTTCCTGGAAGACGACACCTTCATCGCGATCGCCACAGGCGCGCACCTGCCCCAGGGCCTGAACCGCGACACGCGGGAGGGCCTCCTGCGCCTGGCCTGCGCTGCCTGGCCGGCGGCACTGTCCCGCGCGCTCGGTGGCACCCCGACGGCGCATCGGGGCGGACACGACATGCATCAAGCGGGCCCGCGTGGGCTCCGCACCCTGGTCTTGACGCTCGTCAGTCGCGATGGCGCGCGGCAGACCGTGCCGCTCCGCGCGTCGCCGCGCACGCTTCTGGCCTGCGCGACGACACCGGGCTGGCGCGCATTCCCGGCACGGCCCGCGATGCCGACTGCCATCGCGGGGATCTTCCTGGAGGCCGGCCTCGCGCTGGCGCGGGTCGCGATCTCCGCGTCGCGACTGCCGTCCCTGCGGCCCGGCGACGCCCTCTGGCTTCCCTCCGACGGGCAAGCGAAAAGCAGCCCGCTCTGCGTAGTTTGCGGGAGGCGACTAGTGCATTTAGGTCAGGTCGACCACCTCACACGTGAGTTCCAGGGATGGGGCTCAACGGGGGGGTCGCCGTCCAATTCCCCTCATGCCTTTTCACCCCCAACGGAGCCCCGCAACGTGGATGCTTTGACCGTAGACCTGGACTTCATCGTTGGCCGCGTCGCCATGACCGTCGGCGAACTGAGTGCGCTTGCCGCCGGCCAGATCGTCCCCCTGGAAGCGCTGACGCCCGCCTCGGTGCGCATCGTCGCGCACGGCACCGAGCTCGGCGCGGGACAACTGGTCGAGGTCGAGGGACGCCTGGCCGTCGAGATCCTCCAGTGGGGGAGCCCGCGGTGA
- the sctC gene encoding type III secretion system outer membrane ring subunit SctC, whose protein sequence is MRRSATPIGSALRVALCAMALAGPLGPALTEAMAVAPVAWRDTLYSFRADEALSLTQVLARFSSTMGLEVKLADPTLGRRQVRLSGKGLSPALFLDRLCDAQGLDWFVYQGVLHVSARSTATSERISLGPQSPADAKDALVGIGLFENRFGWGEFDSDPPTVLVSGPPAYVALVRRVLAVPPDMTPRRERPRLMVFRLKHASASDREMRTRERSVTLPGLVTTLNQVLPNTRSLNFPTLGKIGRESGRDGGAGSPLSGAEDPWAALARELSSGAPSPGAALAGLAAARLPMPPSAPGGASGRNDNADTALPAFAEPTGLRKRPTHRNDPAEPDFVPSIAAYTPLNAVLVWDLPSRREEYRELIDVLDVPSRLIEINVTILDVSADALRDWSVDLEAGSGSTRVALGAEGNIGASPGETGVKGSTMVLWASNRLALRLRALESRGQAQVLSRPSVLTLNNVGALLDMNQSAYVKLVGERNADLRTITAGTLLKVTPSIVGDDAGGAETQGIRVTLDIEDGQLTKASSDQGTPSVGNSAVSTEAVVKPGESLVVGGYRRQDRQVANSRVPGLSAIPVIGALFRSDSAVNSERERLFIVTARALP, encoded by the coding sequence ATGAGACGCTCTGCCACGCCGATCGGATCCGCGTTGCGCGTCGCACTGTGCGCGATGGCGCTGGCCGGTCCGCTGGGCCCTGCGCTCACCGAGGCGATGGCGGTCGCGCCGGTCGCCTGGCGCGACACGCTCTACAGTTTCCGCGCCGATGAGGCGCTGTCCCTGACGCAGGTCCTGGCGCGCTTTTCTTCGACGATGGGCCTCGAGGTGAAGCTCGCCGATCCGACGCTGGGCCGGCGCCAGGTGCGGCTGAGCGGCAAGGGCCTGTCGCCGGCACTGTTCCTGGATCGCCTGTGCGATGCACAGGGCCTGGACTGGTTCGTCTACCAGGGCGTCCTGCACGTATCGGCGCGCTCGACGGCGACCAGCGAGCGGATCTCCCTCGGTCCCCAAAGTCCCGCCGACGCCAAGGACGCGCTGGTCGGCATCGGGCTGTTCGAGAACCGCTTCGGCTGGGGGGAGTTCGATTCCGATCCGCCCACCGTGCTGGTGTCTGGCCCGCCCGCGTATGTCGCCCTGGTCCGCCGTGTGCTCGCGGTCCCGCCGGACATGACACCGCGCCGGGAGCGCCCGCGGCTGATGGTCTTCCGCCTGAAGCATGCGTCCGCGTCCGACCGGGAGATGCGCACGCGCGAACGCAGCGTCACTCTGCCGGGTCTGGTGACCACGCTGAATCAGGTGCTGCCGAACACCCGATCCTTGAACTTTCCGACACTCGGAAAAATCGGGCGGGAAAGCGGGCGCGACGGGGGCGCAGGTTCTCCGTTGTCCGGTGCCGAGGACCCCTGGGCCGCACTGGCGAGGGAGCTTTCCAGCGGTGCGCCGTCGCCCGGCGCTGCGTTGGCAGGACTTGCCGCCGCGCGACTGCCGATGCCCCCCTCGGCCCCTGGCGGCGCTTCGGGGCGGAATGACAACGCGGACACCGCGTTGCCCGCATTCGCCGAGCCGACGGGCCTGCGAAAGCGCCCGACTCATCGCAACGATCCGGCCGAGCCCGACTTCGTCCCGTCCATTGCGGCCTACACGCCGCTCAACGCGGTGCTGGTCTGGGACCTGCCGTCCCGTCGCGAGGAGTACCGCGAACTCATCGACGTGCTGGACGTGCCCAGCCGCCTGATCGAGATCAACGTGACCATCCTCGATGTCAGCGCGGACGCCTTGCGCGACTGGTCCGTCGATCTCGAGGCGGGCTCGGGGAGCACACGGGTCGCGCTCGGCGCCGAGGGGAACATCGGCGCCTCCCCCGGCGAGACCGGCGTGAAGGGATCGACGATGGTGCTCTGGGCCTCGAACCGTCTCGCCTTGCGGCTCCGCGCGCTGGAGTCCCGAGGGCAGGCGCAGGTCCTGTCGCGTCCGTCGGTCCTGACCTTGAACAACGTCGGTGCCCTGCTGGACATGAACCAGTCGGCCTACGTGAAGCTCGTCGGCGAACGCAACGCCGACCTGCGCACGATCACCGCCGGCACGCTGCTCAAGGTGACGCCCAGCATCGTCGGCGACGATGCCGGCGGCGCGGAGACCCAGGGCATCCGCGTCACCCTGGACATCGAGGATGGCCAACTGACGAAGGCCTCGTCCGATCAGGGCACGCCCAGCGTCGGCAACAGCGCGGTCAGCACCGAGGCCGTGGTGAAACCCGGCGAATCGCTGGTCGTCGGCGGCTACCGGCGACAGGATCGCCAGGTCGCCAATTCGCGTGTGCCGGGCCTGTCGGCCATCCCCGTGATCGGCGCGCTGTTCCGCAGCGACAGCGCCGTGAACAGCGAGCGTGAGCGCCTCTTCATCGTGACGGCGCGCGCGCTCCCTTGA
- the sctR gene encoding type III secretion system export apparatus subunit SctR — protein MNGGGLDPVSLAFLLVGLTLLPLLLVCTTSYLKISVVLMIVRNALGVQQVPPTMALNGMALAATLFVMAPVLNEVVSRLPVDFFPGSGQAPQAQDLTPQRSKSARVGLTELAHAFEPMRGFMLANTLPEKRQKFVDLARQQWGTRMSAPEGSDYVVLIPCFVVSELELALKAGFVLYVPFVVIDLLLSNLLLALGMQMVSPMVVSLPLKILLFVLLDGWTRLFDGLVRSYA, from the coding sequence GTGAACGGGGGCGGCCTCGACCCGGTCTCGCTGGCATTCCTGCTGGTGGGCCTGACGCTGCTGCCGCTGCTGCTGGTCTGCACGACGAGTTATCTGAAGATCTCCGTGGTGCTGATGATCGTGCGCAACGCGCTGGGCGTGCAACAGGTCCCGCCGACGATGGCCCTCAACGGCATGGCGCTCGCCGCCACGCTGTTCGTGATGGCCCCGGTGCTCAACGAGGTCGTGTCGCGGCTGCCCGTCGATTTCTTCCCCGGGTCCGGTCAGGCGCCACAGGCGCAAGACCTGACCCCCCAGCGCTCGAAGTCCGCCCGCGTCGGCCTGACCGAACTGGCCCATGCCTTCGAGCCGATGCGCGGCTTCATGCTGGCCAACACGCTGCCGGAGAAGCGGCAGAAATTCGTCGACCTGGCGCGCCAGCAATGGGGCACCCGCATGTCGGCGCCCGAGGGCAGCGACTACGTCGTGCTGATCCCCTGCTTCGTCGTGAGCGAGCTGGAACTGGCGCTGAAGGCCGGCTTCGTGCTGTACGTGCCCTTCGTCGTCATCGACCTGCTGCTGTCCAACCTGCTGCTCGCGCTGGGCATGCAGATGGTCTCGCCGATGGTGGTGTCGCTGCCGCTCAAGATCCTGCTGTTCGTGCTGCTCGACGGCTGGACGCGACTCTTCGACGGCCTGGTCCGTTCCTACGCCTGA